The following are encoded together in the Portunus trituberculatus isolate SZX2019 chromosome 25, ASM1759143v1, whole genome shotgun sequence genome:
- the LOC123508562 gene encoding borealin-like, giving the protein MPRRKASRVPSRAPPKLPNEPITEAEMNQEKRKEKMKLLLRDFDFEVETRIKKMEAEIQIIEDSIQQLFKMDLMSYPEATRNKLWVDYIQQDDTKTTGVVKDSVIDILSSADSIIQSVAKKRGRKPKKKEPQQSDNEDVALLPPSTATRTSQRARQRAILASSQSENMPPPSTRPQRTKALEPQATPMNSGIPANFSSHLFITPKFDPRTPLPLGTIKRKPLMGEVAISLKGSPLQVSPPHIIEENVEDWIEKLKVEEMDENMRLKLREFHQKVGDMLNA; this is encoded by the exons ATGCCCCGAAGGAAAGCCTCGCGTGTGCCGAGCCGGGCCCCACCCAAACTGCCAAATGAGCCAATCACTGAGGCCGAGATGAACCAGGAAAAGcgcaaggaaaagatgaagctgCTATTGAGGGACTTTGATTTTGAGG TGGAGACACgaataaaaaagatggaagCAGAGATACAAATTATTGAAGACAGCATCCAGCAGCTTTTCAAAATGGACCTCATGTCTTACCCAGAGGCCACACGCAACAAGCTATGGGTAGACTACATACAACAG GACGATACCAAAACAACTGGTGTGGTAAAAGACAGTGTGATCGACATCCTCAGTTCTGCGGACAGTATAATTCAATCAGTTGCCAAGAAGCGAGGACGGAAACCCAAAAAGAAAGAACCACAGCAGTCTGACAATGAAGATGTGGCCTTATTACCTCcctcaacagcaacaagaa CATCACAAAGGGCTCGACAAAGAGCGATCTTAGCTTCCAGCCAGAGTGAGAATATGCCTCCTCCAAGTACAAGACCACAACGCACCAAGGCTCTG GAGCCACAAGCCACACCCATGAACAGTGGCATTCCTGCAAATTTCTCCTCCCACCTGTTCATCACTCCCAAGTTTGACCCCCGCACCCCACTCCCATTAGGCACCATCAAGAGGAAGCCACTAATGGGAGAGGTTGCCATCTCTCTCAAAGGCTCTCCTCTGCAGGTCTCCCCTCCACACATTATTGAGGAAAATGTTGAG GACTGGATAGAAAAGCTGAAGGTagaggaaatggatgaaaatatGAGGTTAAAACTTAGGGAATTTCACCAAAAAGTTGGAGACATGCTCAATGCGTAG